The region aattaaatacctttttttaactaattatcaaatataattaattatttgaataaatattaatcttttaaattcaaatccaatttgaacttatcagattattatctcccactcaaataaagatatttaattaattctaccaattaattaaatctaatattttcaaaaataaatatttaatttattataatttcaaaaattataattaattaattatttaattaaatttcaaaaattaatttaattatttaatataatttcgaaaattatacaataattaaatattaattaatttttttaactgcaattaatttataattaattaattaatcactattatcatataattgcatatttggcctgaagaacaaatttcttctaaatatgtctttaaactatttttcccttcatatcaactcttacctcaattagtgttgatagagccgctatggggacctatggacctataattccaagctccaataaatttgagattattaattaaactctttaattaaataatcttaatttattaatctcatgattattccactataaatatgagattgctctcttgtaattatagacatttcatttagtgagtactttataattataaagcgtccattgatataatcattgcatacaaattgacccgcTAATAacggttcataattaatcgagaataaaattaccgttttacccttttaattatctcttgtttccttaagtaccattgactttactagtgaaggttaattcataactaaattatgaatttgagctcaataacctttcagtcccaaaagtcaacccttaagagaaccatcattcaatctcttgcgagaaggcatagattccatatctgtatactatgtccccagccatctacattaatgagttcccaaaataaaagtttatagcctgatcattctgacaaaccctaacaagtgaatcaaagaactcatataacataaacaggaggtcatagtaacttcaggattaagatctatttgtatatgatcgtcaattgatatatttaattaatacttcgaaacggtatttaactaagtattaataaacatatctcgtccagttctatatattctctaatatataaagcacctccactaaagtgtcctaccacactagtgatccggatctagatcacatgtattcataatactagtagaccgtacttgcagtaattaatctaaagattccataactttattttactgcgaacttattcaagttcatttatctcaaacacaatcctcctgtaccaatacgtgtttgagatcacatatatgaacttaggaatttttctgatatttacataatattatcacagaataatatagtccataaaatatatgcataacaaattcaattcatttatttatttcataaaacaatgtctactacatatgctttcagagcACAATTCCTAACATGCATGTCATACCAAAGTGAGACCAGGAAAAACGTCTTGATTATTCTTGAGAAAACTCATTAAGGCTACTCGGACATCCGCCTTGAGATCTTTCCTAACCTTTGTTTTTCTATCTAGGGTGGAGGCGTCAAATATTACCTCCTTCGTCTCTTCCCTGGGCTCGATAGCCCTCTCTTCTTGGACTCTGGGGTCCAACACATTGAACTCCCTTTCCTCTTGAACAGCCTGGACCTCCATCTCCTTAGGAGGGTGTTGTTTGGGGTCTATCTCAATTACCATTACAGGATGCTTGAGGGACACATTCTAGCATTGTTTGGCCTCTTTCTGGTCTTTAAGGACTGTGCCTATTCCCGCCTcagtagggaatttcatgcacGGGTGGAGTATGGAGGTAACTGCTCCAAACTCTACTAGGGTTGGATGCCCCAGGATGACGTTGTACGCTAAAGAGCAGTCCATGACCACAAAAGTACAGTATTTGAACGCCTATCATGGCTCTTCTCCAAGTGTCACTCGCAGTTTAATTTGCCCCATCGGGATGAGATCTTCCCCCTAGAACCCGTAAAGAGTGGAGGTGCATGGGGACAGGTCACTGATAGTCAACCCAATATTCTCGTAGGCTAACTTGtgtaggatgttcactgaactcatTTTGTCAACCAGGATCTGTGCCATAATCTTTCTGGAAATCTGACTCTCTACTACTAAAGGATCGTGGTGGGGAAAATGCACCCTCCGAGCATCGTCCTCGGAGAAAGTgatgacttggtcaatcatttaGAGCCTCTGTGCTAGTAACTGGGTTTACGCCAACACTTCATCATCATGGTTAAGGGCTTGGGCATACCAATTTTGTGAGCCCCTTGACGTGCCCCCCATGTGGGGTCCTCCGGGGATAGTCCCTACTCTCTTGTTCACCAAGGGAGGCCCATAGGTTATCTGCTGCTGTGAGGTCGCAAGCACTTGGACCAGGGGTCAAGGCAACCCTGCAATGGAAGCCTGGGTTGGATGGGCGCCGATCCTAGcatactggtggaggtgccctTGTTTGATGAGACTTTCGATCTCATCTTTATTTTCCTACACTCGTTGGTGCGGTGCCCCACATAATTGTCAAATCGATAGAACTTAGTGGAATCTCTCTTCTCTCGATCCCTCCGCATAGGCGGTGGTTTCCGATAATGGGCTTGCTGCTTAGTGGCTAGGAAAATTTTCTCCTGAGTATCCACCAGGTCCGTGTACTTGGAGTATTGTGGAGTGTACTTCTCGTCGAGAGTTGCTCCAGTTCTCTTGGAtttcttgcccttgccttttccCCATTGTTTGCTCCCACTAGGGGTCTTGCTGGGTGCCACAAACTGAGTCAAGCCCGCAGTTGCAAAACTGAATATAGGATGAAATGCATTGTATCCAGTGGGAGCTGCTCCATAGGCTGTCGAGGCAGCACCAAAGCCAACACTTAACATTGTGGTGAAACCAGCTAGTTGGACAGCAGAGTTGAACTACGGAGCACTCAATATTCTCATTTGGGCTAGAGTGTAGTACGAGTACTGGGTTCCTGGGGCCACAACGTTTGGGAATAATGGAGCGAGGAAAGTGATTGGCACTTCGAATGCTCCAATCTAGGCCTCCTCTCAGTTGATGGACTATTGGGCTCGATGTATGAAGTCGTCAAACCTGTGGCATCCTCTTCGCTGGAGGTCATTCCACAGTGGGGAACCTACTTGGATGCCATCTTGTAGGTCCATCAGTTGTTGGCCATCATTGACCCGCTTGGTCTTGGCTGCTTCCTCCTTAAAGCATTTGATGTAAGCTTTAAGGGTCTCAAGTGGTCCTTGCTTTAAGTTGGCCAAATCATTAACCTTGAAGTTCACCTTCCGTGAAGCTATGAATTGTCCTTTGAAGGAGGAGGGGAGTTGGTGCAAGGAGTGAATGGACCCAAGcttgtgcttcttgaaccattcatctgtTGATCCCGTCAAGGTTAAAGGGAAGATGTGGCATTTGGCATCCTCAGAGACGATGTGGACCAACATCAATTTATTAAACTTTGAGAGATATTCGGGGGGATCCGTGCCTCCGTTGTACGAATCGATGTTTGGCATTTTAAAGCCTCAAGGTAGTGGAGACTCCACAATGTGGGGAGCACAGAGCTCCCCATCCTCTTCCTCGAAGTCTGAGTCATGACCTTGTCTCTAAACCA is a window of Humulus lupulus chromosome 4, drHumLupu1.1, whole genome shotgun sequence DNA encoding:
- the LOC133832207 gene encoding uncharacterized protein LOC133832207, producing MPNIDSYNGGTDPPEYLSKFNKLMLVHIVSEDAKCHIFPLTLTGSTDEWFKKHKLGSIHSLHQLPSSFKGQFIASRKVNFKVNDLANLKQGPLETLKAYIKCFKEEAAKTKRVNDGQQLMDLQDGIQFNSAVQLAGFTTMLSVGFGAASTAYGAAPTGYNAFHPIFSFATAGLTQFVAPSKTPSGSKQWGKGKGKKSKRTGATLDEKYTPQYSKYTDLVDTQEKIFLATKQQAHYRKPPPMRRDREKRDSTKFYRFDNYVGHRTNECRKIKMRSKVSSNKGTSTSMLGSAPIQPRLPLQGCLDPWSKCLRPHSSR